From Prevotella melaninogenica, the proteins below share one genomic window:
- a CDS encoding Mrp/NBP35 family ATP-binding protein has translation MTLYPKLITDALEKVIYPGTKKNIIESEMLADTPSINGNKVSFTLIFPRETDPFLKSTIKAAEAQIHYSVGKEVEVTITTEFKNAPRPEVGKLLPQVKNIIAVSSGKGGVGKSTVSANLAIALARLGYKVGLLDTDIFGPSMPKMFGVEDARPYGVEKDGRQLIEPVEKYGVKLLSIGFFVNPDTATLWRGSMATSALKQLIADADWGELDYFILDTPPGTSDIHLTLMQTLAITGAVIVSTPQNVALADARKGIDMYRNDKVNIPILGLVENMAWFTPAELPENKYYIFGKDGCKNLAKELGCPLLAQIPIVQSICENGDNGTPAASQVDTITGQSFLSLAQSVVTVVNRRNKEQAPTKIVDVKNG, from the coding sequence ATGACATTATATCCCAAACTCATTACAGATGCACTGGAGAAAGTAATTTATCCAGGAACGAAAAAGAATATTATTGAAAGTGAGATGTTGGCAGATACACCCAGCATCAATGGTAATAAAGTAAGTTTCACGCTGATTTTCCCACGTGAGACCGATCCATTCCTCAAGTCTACTATTAAGGCTGCTGAGGCTCAGATTCACTATTCTGTTGGTAAGGAAGTTGAAGTAACCATTACAACAGAGTTCAAGAATGCGCCACGCCCAGAGGTGGGTAAGCTATTGCCTCAGGTGAAGAACATCATTGCTGTTAGTTCAGGAAAGGGTGGAGTAGGAAAGAGTACCGTCTCAGCTAACCTCGCTATTGCCTTGGCACGCCTTGGTTATAAGGTAGGTTTGCTTGATACCGATATCTTCGGTCCAAGTATGCCAAAGATGTTTGGTGTAGAAGATGCTCGTCCATACGGCGTAGAAAAGGATGGACGACAGCTTATCGAGCCTGTGGAGAAGTATGGTGTGAAGTTGCTTTCTATCGGTTTCTTTGTCAATCCAGACACAGCAACCCTTTGGCGTGGAAGTATGGCAACCTCAGCTCTTAAGCAGCTTATTGCTGATGCTGATTGGGGCGAACTCGATTACTTTATCCTCGATACACCACCAGGAACCAGCGATATTCACCTGACACTCATGCAGACACTTGCTATTACGGGTGCAGTAATCGTGTCAACTCCTCAGAATGTTGCATTGGCAGATGCACGTAAGGGTATTGATATGTATCGTAATGATAAGGTGAATATCCCAATTCTCGGTTTGGTTGAGAATATGGCATGGTTTACTCCAGCTGAACTTCCTGAGAATAAATATTACATTTTTGGAAAAGATGGTTGCAAGAACTTAGCGAAAGAACTTGGATGTCCGCTACTTGCTCAGATTCCAATCGTACAGAGCATTTGCGAGAATGGTGATAACGGAACACCAGCAGCGTCACAGGTTGACACCATTACAGGTCAGTCGTTCCTCAGTCTTGCGCAGAGTGTAGTCACTGTTGTCAATCGTCGCAATAAGGAACAGGCTCCAACAAAGATAGTTGATGTAAAGAACGGGTAA